Part of the Scomber japonicus isolate fScoJap1 chromosome 2, fScoJap1.pri, whole genome shotgun sequence genome, cccccccccaagcaacgacgagggggggagggggggggtcacagtgtttttgttggtttatttGTTCAACTCATAGCTTATAATAAGGGAAGACGTCCATCGCCCCATGGATGATACACACCCTTATACCCAGCACAGTGAGAGGAGGAACTAGAGAGGTCAATTCTAAACTCAACTCCCAATCCAATGCTTCAAGGAGCCTGCAGTACCCGCCTATCTGCCACACAAAGCAATAAACACCTCCTATGAGTCAGCCTCAAGATCTTCCCATGACTTTTTCAGACAGAAAAAATCACTTCGGAGAAGGCGATAGCAGCATGACACTGCTGATAGTGGGTTGTGATTGTCCCCGAAGCACCCGTAGGTGTTTCGCTACAGCAATACACTCATTTCCATTCACTGCAGTAAAATCCTCCTTGGGTTTCTTTTTATATTCTCGGAGTAGCTGATGGGTGTGGTTTATTTACCCCATCGGTGACGCTCACATCAGTGACAGGAAATGGATCAATTAAATTGATCTTCCTGTGATTGTCTAAACTTTCTGTTATTAATCAGAACAGTCCAAATCCCTCCAGTGCAGAATCAAAAAGAAGGCCAAATAAGAGAAAAAGCCCTTCAGATTATTTTTGGGCTGATCACATTGGTCATGATGACACAGGTCCCAAAAGCACacgttttgtttgttttgcccTTTGTGTGCCAGTTCAGTCCAGCTCCTCTGTGGCTTCCAGCTTTTTCTGGCTCTTGAATACGTAAATAGGAGTTAACCCTTACCACAGCGAGGCAGCTTTCATGTTTCTAAACCCCCTTTGAGCACACGGTACTGTAGATTTAGTACTTTAGGCCATGTGACTCATCACACCAGGGATCACCTGCCGGCTGCCCGCTATTTGGAcgctttttcatttttgatcaAACCTCTCTgtaaggtttgtttttttcttcctgtctttgagtttttatttagtttttattgccAGAGGTTTTTTTCGGTTTGATTTCCTTTAACAAAGTTTATGAGGCAGAAAGCGTGTTGCGGCGCTCTCTCTTTAACTCCTGTACCTGTACACGCTCGCTGTATCAGGTTTTAAGTCCTCAACTCTCGCTCAGGTACCTCAACCAACCTCAAACCTGCTGCCTCCCGCCGTCTGCAGCATGATGGACGGGCGAGGTCGGTCACgtgaccccccaccccctcctcccccgcGGGCTGAGCGGAGCGTCACTCCAGAGATGGTGGTGCGGTTTGGTATAGATGCCCGTTTATGTGCATTATCACCATTGACGTGCCTCTCTTCTCTGGGGCTGCAGCCTTTGCTTATTTaacctttcttttctcttttttttaatcatgtttctctttttgttaatgtgtcattttatgtttttaattctgCTGGTATTTTGTTTGCCTTGGCCTCAGTGAGGTGAAAGGAAGAGAATGGGGACGGCCTTagcctcacacactcatacacacacacacacacacacattgcacttAAGTCTCTCTCGCCACGCCCCCCTTTTCTATCACACCCCCCTACTGTgaactggaaacacacacagtccataTAACTGACTGTAAGGATCAGTCACCACATCAGTCCCCCACCATCCACCCAGTCACTGAGCTCCAGCGCTCTCTCTCCGTGGTGTTAGCAGCCCCCTCGACTGCTCCACCGGCTCTCGGCCAAAAGCCCCCCAATCACCTTCATCTCTAAGTATCCTGCTTTGAGTTTTAAGATTTTAGAcctggagaaaaagaagagactTTAACAAAGtagtaagaaaggaaaaaacaatcaggttTGTCTCTGTGACTTTAGACTGCTTTGCTGCCTGTGGTTTATAAGACAGGAGATGAAATCAATGAAATAAACCAAATACAACACCGGATTTTGGCTTTGCTTTTGACATTTGCCTTTGAAACAAAATGACTGTGGTGCTTTCCTTATATATTTAGTCTAAATCAGCATTATATATGTTTTTGAGCTCTAACACATGTCGTGTATGAACAGCAGATTATGTTTTGTGGACTAATTGAATATTTCTGAACtagaaaaataatcatcaggAATAGTGAGTATTTTAAGATATCATTTCAAGTATTAAGACTGGGATTCATTTGAAATAGAGTTTTTCTCAAACATCAATACTGTGAATTTTATAGTCTTCAGGCTCTGCTGGGGAAAGTCAAGTACACCTGAATATCTTCTTTGCAGTCAAGAGTTAACTGCGTTCAACTGTGGAAGCCCATTTCTGCCAATGTGATGGGAAACAAATATGTAGgtcattataatgagaaactttctcCAAATATTAACCtagtaactcaaaataatgacttattttatgacttattcatgtctcattattttgaaaaagtTTCTCATAATATTGACTTACAggatctttttttctcatattggcggaaatgggcttccatacTCAACAACCAATTTAACAAGGGgactaaaatgaaatgaaatgatcttGAAATTTAATTTAGAATTTGTATAGTTacaatattacattacatttaattactttttactCTTAGTTTTATTGACACTAATCAATAAGTCAATTGATAGAAAACAACTTTTTCCTAATCAACCTTACAATTTACTGAGAAGACAATCTGCAGatgaactgataatgaaaataatcattagttttaCCTTTAATTGATAAAGAtggtttaaaatattttaaaaagatttagtTTTTAGATATTCAAGGTCTAAAAATGTCTTGTGTCAGTGTCTTAATTGTAGGTGTTAAGGCACTACATTTGTTTTGAGTGTAATTATATTGTTCAGTTgatgtcatttattattattattttctgattattttacataagcAACGGATCAACAAGAATGAAattaattattagttgcagtcctatacaaatatattcaatattcaacccactacaacagtaaaatcctgcttttgcattattacaCGTCTCAGCAATGGTATTATTTTGTTCTTAGAggttttaaaaaggtcttaagTCATTAAACCTGTTCTTATAGAATGTGCAGATACCTTGTTTAAAACCTCCATTAATTTGGATGTGACTagtcaaattacaaaaaataaataaaaacagtcaaatttgTCCTCAAGTGTAAATCAACCTTACTGGATCTTACAATTCCCACAACACATCTGGATAGTGTCTTTTTCCTGGTAAATCTGTCCTGTAAATGATTACATCTTTCAAATTCAACAGTTCAACCCTAGACCTGCTGCTTTTTATGTTGTGTTCCCAAGCTCAGACTGAGATAATATTATCagggttatttttattattttcagactcgtagctagtctacagcagCTTTGTTCCACAGGTTCAGTTCTTCAGAAGACCTCAGAACCGTCATAAGTGAAAAATTGTGGAATTTCTCAATTGTATCAAATGTTTGAAGTCAAAAATGACATCCCACTTTATTGGGTAAGTCATgatggaaagtgtgtgtgtaccagtgaAAACAGCCCCACCTAGTTGTCCTCTAGGAGCCGGGCTGAGATTTATGTCAGTGGAAACAGTTTTCAGTAGTCAAGCCAAACGATTATCTTCACTTCAGGAAACGGGCTTCAGCTACGCaaagtgtgttgtgttgctCTTGTGCTTCTGTCTACCTGCTCAGGCCATGCTCACCAAGGTCATCGGTCAGAGGCCTGACTACTGCACCCCAAGTAATACGACATTATTGTGACTAccatttctcacacacacacatacatgtaggAGACCAGAGAACATTCCACAACAGCAAAGAACCAGGCAGCATGAACATCCTGAGGAAACAACACTCACTTCCTGACAAATTAAGCCAAGCCGACGGCTGCTCGGGGTGATAACCGCCATCTCTGGCTGACCACTGAGTGGCTGAGGTAGAGCACCACCTTAGTGTCCGCTCCCGCCCACCAGATCGACATCTGCCTACCACCCACCGCCCATCAACCAGCATATTCACAAGTGTGTTAACTTCCAGGACAGCCAGCAGTGTTCCTCACACAGGATGGGccccctaaccctaatactGCTCACCTCCACGCTCCTGTCCAGCTGTAAGACTCCTGCTCTTTTATCTGCTGTTTGGATTTCTTTTTGAGGAGATGGTTGATAAGATTTGTTCTaatctgctgctttttcttcttgttcaaAGACTTCCATCCAGGGAGAGTGGTGGATGCACAGTCAAGTAAGTACAACGTGTTCGGTTTTAGGGTGAAATCAACCTGCACATAGAAAGTTGTGTCTGTTTAACAAGataattaaaaagtgaaaatgatttCTCTGTGGAACACTTTGGATTGACAGACTTCTCAGTCAGCTGTCAGATAGTAAAACACTTGTTCAGAGTCAGTGTGAGTCAGTGGAAACAGTCCTGTTTGTTATCAGAGCTTTCTGATGGCTGCTGTGTGGTGCAGTGGAAAAGTCATGGTGTTGGGAACTTGTTGGTGAGCAGTGTCACACGCCTCCCTGTCCTCTTTGAGTCAATTGATGGAATGAGTCTGTACGGATCAACTATAGATGAGATGGAGGATGTGTAATGGAGCATTAACAAATCTAGATTGAAAGTAAAAATCCCTATTTTTCAAGTGAATTTGTGAATTGCGTTTTTGTGGTTTGTGGTCACACAGAATGTTTTAGGTGACTCCAATAAAGAGGTCAAAaggaaatgtcaaaacaggaaTTGCAAGTGCTTATTAAGCTATTTTCTAATgtgagaaaaatatatttttagtttcACATCCACCCTTAAATCCCTGCTGTATCTCTCACATCTTTGGTCTTGAGCAGGTCTCACGCTATGTAGCTATGTATTGAAGGCCCACAGCAGATCTCTGCTCTGGACGCCTGATTTTTCTCATCATCAGCCCTGCCAGGTCCTGCTGAATGATGCTGGGTGTGGGCCAGATTCAGCGGGCTCTGAGATGGTGATAGGTTTCCCGAGTGGCCTGTTTGTCTAACAAAGTGCTTTTCctgccttttttcttctggtttGTTTACTGCTCCACAACACCCCACTCTGAAGTCACAACAGCAGCCTGTTGTCTAATACTCAACCATATGGGTGGTTTGGTGAGGCTTGATGTACATGTAcagatgttttctgtttctggttACACTGTGGAAAAGTAAGCTGTTGTCACTCAAAGTTACTGAAAAGTGCGCCACACTCTGAATCTCAGACAACACTGAGGATCAGAAATACAAATTGTATCTTAAAAGGACTGAATGTTGCTCTGTTAGTCTCAGACAAGCATATTCTGTgaatcattcattagtttttatctgtttgtgcatgtgtgagccACAGGATTCATGGCTTTTGGGACAAAAGACCGCTCACAAGCGGCCGTGTGAATGACGCAGTTCTACTGTTGTTAATAAATTAGAGACAATGAGGCTGAGAATTGAAAAGCATCCTGAAAGGAAAAAAACGTGATCGATAACCATGAAAAGATTGAAAAACCTTCCTCACAAATATGAAATGAGTGACTCATGAGGCCTGACACAGGTTATTACAAGACAAAGATCACAGTGGCTTATTGTTACAAGTTGTGCCAGAGGTGCGATATAGAAAGACAAAGCTAGGAATCCAATCTGAGATTTACAAGACAGATAAATATGGGATCACTATTTTGCAAGCAGATGGTTAGCCTTTTTGCCAATGAGTTTTAACAGCAATTTAAAGGGTTCACAACCTAATTAACAAGCCAATTATAAACCATTCACAAAGCCTTTATAAGGGTAGACTTATTGTAAAGTGGTACCTAGAAACTATACAGGACATTGAGGGTAGATTAATGTAGTCTGTGGGTTAGGATGCCAAAATCTACAATTACATACCAGGGCTCACCTGGTCTCTTTCCTCTGGTCTCCAAACAAGCTGCTCAACAAAACAGCTGTGTCTACCATTGATGGAAAGCACTCTTCCTTACCCACTGTGGCATTGTTGTTGCTTTGTAACATCAGAAAGCTACCAGAGACATTAGCGGTGATGCATATAAGCATTGTTTCTTGTATCAGTCTCATAGGATGAGGTCAATGATTGCATGATAACACACCTGCTTCCAGCTAAGTAGAACTCAATTTGAAGGCAAAAGAAATCCAAAATGTCAGCAGGAGTCATTCTACATACACCAGTGTTGATTTGAAGTGGGAGTGATTAAAAGGAAATTCTTGTCATTCCACTTCAATGCAAATTGTGGCTCAGAAATCTCCACGTAACAAGGTAATGAATCATTTGTGGATGTTAGATctcaaaggaaggaaaaggcaCACAGTCATCTCTGTGTTAGTGCAGCTTGTCTTCATCCAGACAAATGCCAATAATTAATAAACTGTAGGCTATATGTACCAGGTATATGACTAATGTTTCAAAGGAACTTCAAGATGTACATATAGACTCATAGAGAGGTCAAGAAAGGACTTAAACATCAACATATCCACATTCTAAGAGTCAAACTGGAGAAACACAGCAAAAATCACAACTTACTAACTTTCAAATGAAGCAGTAAGACTACAAAATGCTACAAATACATCTCCAAGTTACTCTTGCAACATACAAAGTTAATTAGGAAAAAGGGCAACAATGTATTGGTGTAGTGAAGAATTTGTCAGAAAAGAatactttacataaaacaatgtAACTAACTTGACTGTGTTTCCTCTCCCACACTTtacaaataaaagacattttaaataattataaattcaGAAAGTGTTGCTAAAAGATATGACTGCTGCCCTTAAAGGAATACATTTTTGGGAAATGTGTTCATTAGCTtttttgctgagagttagataaTACCATTGTTATGTTTCTGCAGTAAATTTGAaactagcttagcttagcataaggaCTGGAAAGAGCTAGCCTGTGTTTACCCAAAGCTCTTTAGCTGAAATATTGAGCTTCTTATCTTACTCttggttaaaagaaaaaaagtcaaactgttCCTTGAATAGCAATAAAACTTGAATATGTCTTCAGCTTCACCAGAAACACATAACAAAGCCTTTCCTCATCAGGGAAACCATTCAACTCACCTGTCACCTGTATGTGAACattactgcacacacacttctaaCAAGATACCATTTTTAATGCATATGGTTTTAAACTTTAGAGACAATATGTGACCCCAAGGATGGCTTTGTAGATTTCAATGCACaaaatcattattaaaatgtactgCTACTACAAAAAATCTAAACATTTACTTAGGTAACTATAGCTAAAGCTTTCAGCCTGATCAAATGAATGAGCTCAAACTTTAGGCTCAAAGTAAGCAGCCCACTCTTTTTCAGGGCCGTAGTATATCTTGTAAATCAGCTGATtgttaatacatgttttaaactCACTCCACAGTATTTACAATAAGAGAAGTCATCCTGTCCATGGAGCCCAGTAATGATGTCCCTCGGGACACCAATGTGACAGTGAGATGCCATGCCGATGTCAGCAGCAAAGGCCAGGAGGTACTAAATCGTCAGTACACCATATTCAAGGACAGGGTCCCGGTCTATACCAAGACCACCACCAGCTCGGAGGATCTTCTGTACCCACTGCCCATGGCCAGAGCCTTCAACAGAGGCAAATATACATGCCAGGTCGACATTGAGGACAAAAGTGAGGTCAGCGAGTATCAGAAACTCACAGTGACAGGTTTGTTTGACTCAAGTTTACCTGAATTTGAATGTGCTTAGATGAAGTTAATACACTACAATTATgagcaattttattttaaagtgataCTACAACAGgttttaaagtgtgtttaaGCATCTGTCTGCAAGATACTCCAATCTCtgggattttttaaatttttcacAACATTATTGCCAATGTAGAGTGAAGACCGGATGCCAAGTATTTGCATTAtcaagaaatcattttaaatgttatgaGACTGGAATGATATGTTTGGGAGCAACAGCAAGTGGGAGAATGTATtcattagcagaggatggtgcAATAAAACTTTCAGAAGCTTTGTTGTGCTAATACTTAGAATCTGAGCATATTCCTTTCCATTTGTGTCTCCAGGCTTGTCAAAACCAGAGCTCCATCTTAACAAGGCTGTGGTCAATGAGGGGGAGGAGGTAACAGCCAGATGCACAGCACCCGGTGAGACAGGATCcatcattttctatttctacgATAACTCCAAAGAGATCAAGGAGGAGCAGGTCAGCTCCAACTACGCTGAGATCAAGTTTCGCTTCACCAGCATTGGCTACCACAAATTTCACTGTGCCTACACTGTGGTGGTAGTGCCAGACTCCTTCAGGTCTGAGCAAAGCAACATCATCACGGTTTCAGTCAAAGGTATGTAGAGTTttgatgtttctttatttttcaaagcaTCAGCCCGGCCTCAGGGCTTTTTCTCCATTGATTTTGTCTCCTTAGAGTTACCCTACACACCAGTTTTGGAGATTTTCCCTAACTACAAGATCTATGAAGGAGACACACTAGACATCACATGCTCCCTCAGAGGACCTCGATACAGTTCTCAAACAACTCAGCTGATCCTGAGCCAGGGGACCCAACTTCTCGGCAGCGGCACTAAAGACAAACTCAACCACAGCCTGGTCGCACTGGCAAAGCACTCAGGGGAGTTTGAGTGCAGGTTAGAGATAGGAAAGGTAGTGAAAGTTGCCACAATGAACATTTCAGTGACTGGTGAGTAGACCTGTGTTCCACCTCAGATATGATGCTTTTTATCCTAAGAATATTGATGTCTCTAGGTGTTTCATGTgtcatgacttttttttctacccACAGAGTTGTTTTCAGTGCCCACTCTCACCATGTCTCCAGCTGAAGTCTTTCGAAGGGAACCACTGACACTAACCTGCAAAAGTGAAAGCCTTGCCTTCGAAAGACTCCACAAGGAAGAGTTGATGTACACTCTGGAGCCATCTGATGCTTACCTAATCTCAAGGGGTGCTGGAGTATTTCAAGGCAAGGCCCTGAGTGCTGATTTCAACTATACCTGCACAGCTACAGCCAAGGGCATCATGAAACAAAGTAGAATCCTGACCGTCCGTCCTAAACGTGAGTTTACTTGCCTCTTTCAGATTTAAAATGTACTGGACACATTAACAGTGAACTTAAGCCTATGTGTCAGCAATTTTACATGTTGTCCTCATATCTCTTAATCAGAAAAATCAGTTTAGTAAACCATGAAACACTGC contains:
- the pecam1b gene encoding platelet endothelial cell adhesion molecule is translated as MGPLTLILLTSTLLSSYFHPGRVVDAQSIFTIREVILSMEPSNDVPRDTNVTVRCHADVSSKGQEVLNRQYTIFKDRVPVYTKTTTSSEDLLYPLPMARAFNRGKYTCQVDIEDKSEVSEYQKLTVTGLSKPELHLNKAVVNEGEEVTARCTAPGETGSIIFYFYDNSKEIKEEQVSSNYAEIKFRFTSIGYHKFHCAYTVVVVPDSFRSEQSNIITVSVKELPYTPVLEIFPNYKIYEGDTLDITCSLRGPRYSSQTTQLILSQGTQLLGSGTKDKLNHSLVALAKHSGEFECRLEIGKVVKVATMNISVTELFSVPTLTMSPAEVFRREPLTLTCKSESLAFERLHKEELMYTLEPSDAYLISRGAGVFQGKALSADFNYTCTATAKGIMKQSRILTVRPKLLVSTPKITVLGRVILGRPFEILCNSSIGTLPINYTLIYGYDPLGMITVKKPSEEARFTATINRTDDIRKYICQAYNGHKQLQPPLSERLEATVIVPLSHPTLTVVPTLGEIYEGDHLYLICGVQGTPPVTFKWYRVGKENPLHTNTTNSNNTNLQIKDLAKHHSGMYFCEAINPANIVVSSKPVTIEVRMALWKKALIGGICLLVLAVLALLFVLYYRSKRGRREAAAELSVKPSSPKSDDSLRLTLTHDTEVYNAATVRVDRAVTSVWSERPPEAANDEETSMMSNEPDVEYTEVVHTRAADSAQVPLKKGTDTVYSELQNAPHGATDHHDYGSVEYAELNGEQPEINHSYPEVNNYQDLPVPVD